Proteins encoded within one genomic window of Humulus lupulus chromosome 1, drHumLupu1.1, whole genome shotgun sequence:
- the LOC133816040 gene encoding uncharacterized protein LOC133816040 has translation MESNMNIVLICEINKFVFTEECLEVPAATTPKTSREKYDAWILSNNKAKCYMLASMSDVLRKKHEDMETAYEIWESLQAMFGEQSDQCRHEATRTYMNMKMMKGVSENMF, from the coding sequence atggaaTCAAatatgaacattgttttgatctGTGAAATCAACAAGTTTGTCTTTACTGAGGAATGTCTTGAGGTCCCTGCTGCCACTACTCCCAAAACTTCGAGGGAGAAGTATGATGCTTGGATTTTATCCAACAAcaaggctaagtgttacatgcttgctagtatgagtgatGTACTCAGAAAGAAGCATGAAGACATGGAGACTGCATATGAAATATGGGAGTCTCTTCAAGCCATGTTTGGAGAGCAGTCCGACCAAtgcagacatgaggctactagaacctacatgaacatGAAAATGATGAAAGGAGTGTCAGAGAACATGTTCTAA